In Planctomicrobium piriforme, a single genomic region encodes these proteins:
- a CDS encoding M24 family metallopeptidase translates to MSTTTLSPSSPVSSGEMPVLDTARAEEVGRRHAAINEFLRSAGFDGLLIQDPTNYAWLTCGGDNSRRGNAAEPVAAILVTPEARVVLCNNVDSGQIFDRDLMGLGFLLKERPWTEDLTVLRLDVCRGRKIVSDRPFLGIEQGLADLRPLRQQLGSREVQQLRDLGREVAHAIEATARNFEAGATEAEIAGHLAHRLLKRQIQPASLQVMADAQGWRYRHWAYGTDRVERHCVISAIGRRHGLHAGATRTVCIGAPSDELQKVHRLATLVQATGIYFSQPGWTMEETWKRVARIYEKFDVPDEWRCAEQAEIIGYSPSEMPVLPHSQQPFQAGTAVFWHPSVRSSLVGDTVLVAEGGCEILTPSQNWPVISVKVKGATVERPSLLIREMV, encoded by the coding sequence ATGTCCACAACGACACTCTCCCCCAGCTCTCCCGTTTCGTCTGGAGAAATGCCGGTGCTGGACACAGCCCGGGCGGAAGAAGTGGGGCGTCGCCACGCCGCGATCAACGAGTTTCTGCGCTCGGCCGGGTTTGACGGCCTGTTGATTCAAGATCCCACGAACTACGCCTGGCTCACCTGCGGCGGCGACAATTCGCGTCGAGGCAATGCCGCGGAGCCGGTCGCCGCAATCTTGGTGACGCCGGAAGCTCGAGTGGTGCTGTGCAACAACGTCGACTCCGGTCAGATCTTCGACCGCGACCTGATGGGCCTGGGATTCCTCCTGAAGGAACGGCCTTGGACGGAAGACCTGACCGTGCTGCGACTGGATGTCTGCCGCGGACGGAAGATCGTCTCAGACCGTCCCTTCCTCGGAATCGAACAAGGGCTCGCCGACTTGCGTCCCTTGCGACAGCAGTTAGGGTCTCGCGAAGTTCAACAGTTACGAGATCTCGGTCGTGAAGTGGCGCATGCCATCGAGGCGACCGCACGCAATTTTGAAGCTGGCGCCACCGAGGCCGAAATCGCCGGCCATCTCGCTCATCGCCTGCTCAAACGCCAGATCCAGCCCGCCAGCCTGCAGGTGATGGCGGATGCCCAGGGCTGGCGGTATCGGCACTGGGCCTATGGGACCGACCGCGTCGAACGGCACTGCGTGATTTCGGCCATCGGTCGACGGCATGGCTTGCATGCTGGTGCAACACGCACGGTCTGCATCGGCGCACCATCAGACGAACTGCAAAAGGTTCACCGGCTCGCCACGCTGGTGCAGGCGACTGGAATCTACTTTTCCCAGCCGGGCTGGACGATGGAAGAGACCTGGAAACGGGTCGCCCGCATTTACGAGAAGTTCGATGTTCCCGACGAGTGGCGGTGTGCAGAACAGGCCGAAATCATCGGATACAGCCCGTCAGAAATGCCGGTGCTGCCGCATTCCCAGCAGCCGTTTCAAGCCGGCACCGCCGTGTTCTGGCATCCGAGCGTGCGGTCATCACTGGTGGGAGACACGGTCCTCGTTGCCGAAGGCGGCTGCGAGATCCTCACGCCCTCCCAAAACTGGCCCGTCATCTCAGTGAAGGTGAAAGGGGCGACTGTCGAACGCCCGAGCTTGTTGATTCGCGAAATGGTTTAA
- a CDS encoding polysaccharide deacetylase family protein, whose translation MVATCEETSRGQGMSKREILASTLERSGLGALLSSTVGRWQGLLVFNYHRVGDGSKTLFDRGIYSATQAEFDRQVAFLKKQFDIVRISDLEEVLHRRGRAILLTFDDGYRDNYDFAFPVLSRHQTSATFFLTSGFLDGGPLAWWDEIAWMVHSSRESWLFPHHDLPELLSLATADEREAAIVRLLHVYKSLPAERTTIFLDRLGERTGTGRCPPELARHLWMTWDMAREMDRCGMDIGGHTVSHPVLAHSSLSAQREEIFTSKQRIELQLGHPITSFSYPVGQPDSFTEATQALLHEAGYRWAFSFSGGFSSPGKVNQLNVPRVPVAPHISHELFQSTARLPWLFA comes from the coding sequence ATGGTAGCCACTTGCGAAGAAACGTCCCGCGGGCAGGGTATGAGCAAACGGGAAATACTGGCGTCGACGCTGGAACGGAGCGGACTGGGAGCATTGCTCTCCAGCACCGTCGGCCGCTGGCAAGGGCTGCTGGTGTTCAATTACCACCGCGTCGGCGACGGCTCGAAGACGCTGTTCGATCGCGGCATCTACAGTGCGACCCAGGCCGAGTTCGACCGCCAGGTCGCCTTTCTTAAGAAACAGTTCGACATTGTTCGCATCAGCGATCTGGAAGAGGTTCTGCATCGCCGCGGTCGTGCGATTCTGCTCACCTTCGATGACGGCTATCGCGACAACTACGACTTCGCATTCCCTGTCCTGTCCCGCCATCAGACCTCGGCCACGTTCTTTTTGACCAGCGGCTTCCTCGACGGCGGCCCGCTCGCGTGGTGGGACGAGATTGCGTGGATGGTGCATTCCTCCCGCGAGTCATGGCTGTTCCCGCACCACGACCTCCCGGAACTCCTTTCCCTCGCGACTGCCGACGAGCGCGAAGCAGCGATTGTACGTCTACTGCACGTCTACAAATCACTCCCGGCCGAGCGAACCACGATCTTCCTCGACCGGCTCGGGGAACGCACCGGCACCGGCCGCTGTCCTCCGGAACTCGCCCGGCATCTCTGGATGACCTGGGACATGGCCCGTGAAATGGACCGATGCGGCATGGATATCGGCGGGCACACGGTGTCCCATCCGGTGTTGGCGCACAGCTCGCTGAGTGCACAACGGGAAGAAATCTTCACCTCAAAGCAACGCATCGAGCTACAGCTCGGCCACCCGATTACTTCTTTCAGCTACCCGGTGGGGCAACCTGACTCTTTCACGGAAGCCACCCAGGCACTGCTGCACGAAGCGGGCTACCGTTGGGCCTTCAGTTTCTCCGGCGGCTTCTCGTCACCCGGCAAGGTGAACCAGCTCAACGTCCCCCGCGTCCCCGTGGCGCCGCACATCAGCCACGAACTCTTTCAATCGACAGCCCGACTTCCCTGGCTGTTCGCGTAA
- a CDS encoding prolyl oligopeptidase family serine peptidase — MTKRVDHTDEYFGTKVADPYRWLEDDVRENADVAAWVAMENKQTAAFLEKIPERARINKRLTELWNFEKFGTPFKAGGRIYFFKNNGLQNQYVLYMQETAESEPQVLIDPNTWSADGTVALAGEVFSDDGRYVAYSIQDAGSDWKVWKIMEVATKQLLPDELRWIKFNEPAWTPDGNGFFYARFPEPQAGAQFQNLNVNQAVYYHRVGTPQSEDILVFHRPDQPEWGYSCEVTEDGSYLVITVHVGTDDRYRVFFKDLREPFGQPVSLVNNFENEYSFIGNDGPVFYFQTDLNAPRKRVIAVDTRAIPRGIDVAKKDEPGVPPPYREIIPQQAETITGVSFVGNLFFVESLKDAKTQVALYRPDGGFLRNIDFPGIGSASGFGGKRTDTETYYSFSSFDTPPSIYKYDIFTGSSTLQRQAKVDFDPKQYEVKQVFYQSKDGTKVPMFIAHKAGLKLDGTNPTLLYGYGGFSIPLTPSFSISRLAWMEMGGVFALANLRGGGEYGEEWHKAGTKLNKQNVFDDFIAAAEWLIANKYTQPKKLAIQGGSNGGLLVGACETQRPELFGACLPAVGVMDMLRFQKFTAGRYWVDDYGSSDNAEEFSALLKYSPYHNIKPGVCYPPTMVMTADTDDRVVPGHSFKFAAALQAAQSCENPILIRIETRAGHGAGTPTSKLIEEITDQWSFLVKVLDVKLK, encoded by the coding sequence ATGACCAAACGCGTTGACCACACTGACGAGTACTTCGGAACCAAAGTCGCCGACCCCTATCGCTGGCTGGAAGACGACGTGCGTGAGAATGCAGACGTCGCCGCCTGGGTGGCGATGGAGAACAAGCAGACAGCCGCGTTTCTGGAGAAGATTCCCGAACGAGCCCGTATCAACAAACGTCTGACCGAGCTCTGGAACTTCGAGAAGTTCGGCACTCCTTTCAAAGCAGGCGGCCGGATCTACTTCTTCAAGAACAACGGCCTGCAGAACCAGTATGTGCTCTACATGCAGGAAACCGCCGAGAGCGAGCCGCAAGTGCTGATCGACCCCAACACCTGGTCCGCAGACGGCACGGTGGCGCTGGCGGGTGAAGTTTTCAGTGATGACGGGCGGTATGTCGCTTATTCGATCCAGGACGCAGGGTCGGACTGGAAGGTCTGGAAGATCATGGAGGTGGCAACCAAGCAGTTGCTGCCCGACGAACTCCGCTGGATCAAGTTCAACGAGCCGGCCTGGACTCCGGACGGCAACGGGTTCTTCTACGCTCGCTTCCCCGAGCCGCAGGCGGGAGCGCAATTTCAGAATCTGAACGTGAATCAGGCTGTGTACTACCACCGTGTGGGAACGCCGCAGTCAGAAGACATTCTGGTCTTTCACCGGCCCGACCAGCCTGAGTGGGGGTACAGCTGCGAAGTAACGGAAGACGGCAGCTACCTGGTCATCACCGTGCATGTTGGGACTGATGATCGTTACCGCGTCTTCTTCAAAGATCTCCGCGAGCCGTTCGGGCAGCCGGTCTCGCTCGTCAACAACTTCGAGAACGAATACAGCTTCATCGGCAACGACGGCCCGGTGTTCTACTTCCAGACCGATCTGAATGCTCCCCGAAAAAGGGTGATTGCAGTCGACACGCGGGCAATTCCCCGAGGAATCGATGTCGCGAAGAAGGACGAACCGGGAGTGCCGCCGCCTTATCGCGAGATCATTCCCCAGCAGGCCGAAACGATTACCGGCGTGTCGTTCGTGGGGAATCTGTTTTTCGTTGAGTCATTGAAGGACGCCAAAACCCAAGTCGCGCTTTATCGGCCGGACGGGGGCTTTCTCCGCAATATCGACTTCCCCGGCATTGGCTCCGCCAGCGGCTTTGGCGGCAAACGAACCGACACCGAGACGTACTATTCGTTCTCGAGCTTCGATACTCCGCCGAGCATCTACAAGTACGACATCTTCACCGGCAGCAGCACCCTGCAGCGTCAGGCGAAGGTCGACTTCGATCCCAAACAGTACGAAGTCAAACAGGTCTTCTATCAGAGCAAGGATGGCACCAAGGTGCCGATGTTCATCGCTCACAAAGCAGGCCTGAAGCTGGATGGGACGAATCCAACGCTGCTGTATGGATACGGCGGGTTCAGTATTCCGCTGACGCCGTCATTCTCGATCAGTCGGCTGGCGTGGATGGAAATGGGGGGCGTCTTTGCGCTGGCAAACCTGCGCGGGGGGGGCGAGTATGGCGAAGAATGGCACAAGGCCGGGACCAAGCTCAACAAGCAGAATGTCTTCGACGACTTCATCGCCGCGGCGGAATGGCTGATCGCCAATAAGTACACGCAGCCGAAGAAACTGGCGATTCAAGGGGGGAGCAACGGCGGCCTGTTGGTGGGAGCCTGCGAGACACAGCGGCCCGAGTTGTTTGGCGCCTGTCTGCCTGCGGTCGGCGTGATGGACATGCTGCGGTTCCAGAAGTTCACCGCCGGCAGGTACTGGGTCGATGACTATGGCTCATCCGACAATGCGGAAGAGTTCTCGGCGCTGCTCAAGTACTCGCCGTACCACAACATCAAGCCGGGCGTCTGCTATCCGCCGACGATGGTGATGACCGCCGACACCGACGACCGCGTGGTGCCCGGGCACAGCTTCAAATTCGCCGCCGCACTACAGGCGGCACAAAGCTGCGAGAACCCGATTCTCATCCGAATCGAAACCCGGGCAGGCCACGGAGCAGGCACCCCGACATCGAAGCTGATCGAAGAGATCACTGACCAGTGGTCGTTCCTGGTCAAGGTGCTGGATGTGAAACTGAAATAG
- a CDS encoding TrmH family RNA methyltransferase — protein MPVVPIETLDDPQLDPYRQLKRSNLTRWSGLFIAEGVRLVERLLESDFEIVSILTAESHLRRLPAKVIEQLPVFVAPLAVVEQLVGFNFHNGMLACGRRKESPRVDEWLTSGDQPRLIVGCPHTADPDNLGTIIRISAALGADGVLVGSASADPFSRRTLRISMGNAFLLPLRETTAFADDLVRMQKEFGYSVFASLLDDAAVPLSQATRPKRMVLLLGNESDGLDTVLTNIADQKIVIPMADKIDSLNVGIAAGIMLHHFTQIAKGIGDRE, from the coding sequence ATGCCCGTTGTTCCAATCGAAACGCTCGACGATCCGCAACTGGATCCCTATCGGCAATTGAAACGGTCGAACCTGACGCGGTGGTCGGGGCTGTTTATTGCGGAAGGGGTGCGGCTGGTCGAGCGTCTGCTGGAAAGCGATTTCGAGATTGTCTCGATCCTGACGGCGGAGTCCCATCTGCGGCGACTGCCTGCGAAAGTGATTGAACAATTGCCGGTCTTCGTCGCGCCGCTGGCGGTTGTCGAGCAACTTGTCGGGTTCAACTTTCACAACGGGATGCTCGCCTGCGGTCGGCGGAAAGAAAGCCCACGCGTCGATGAATGGCTGACAAGCGGAGACCAGCCGCGGTTGATTGTGGGATGCCCGCATACGGCCGACCCTGACAACCTCGGGACGATCATTCGCATCTCCGCCGCACTGGGGGCGGATGGCGTCCTCGTGGGGAGTGCGTCGGCCGATCCGTTTTCCCGTCGCACACTGCGGATCTCGATGGGGAACGCGTTTCTGTTACCGCTCCGCGAAACGACGGCATTCGCCGATGACCTCGTTCGCATGCAGAAAGAGTTCGGTTACTCAGTCTTCGCCAGCCTGCTCGACGACGCGGCGGTTCCGCTGTCGCAAGCGACGCGACCCAAACGCATGGTCCTGCTGTTGGGGAATGAATCCGACGGACTCGATACCGTGCTGACCAACATCGCGGATCAGAAAATCGTGATTCCAATGGCCGACAAGATCGACTCCCTCAACGTCGGCATCGCGGCAGGCATCATGCTGCACCACTTCACGCAGATAGCGAAGGGGATAGGGGACAGGGAATAG
- a CDS encoding WD40 repeat domain-containing protein yields the protein MTFFPHKKKHNRMSHSARVIWKHCRALFLVLTGLWLLSASAQALEPATTVEFQRDIAPILQAKCQACHGGPVHENDLWLDSHAKLLQGGASGPAIVPGKADESLLFRVAARQEEPVMPPLPNTVQAAALTAHELALLRRWIDDGAHPGSAMPSPSLHWREIPETQNQIYSVAMSPDQRYLAAGRANRVILYDLLSKREVGRLVDPLLSPHTDAADRDFIQALAFSPDGRRIATGSYRSVKLWERQPPRQLAHRQLPAPVRSFRVDPTGQRAAFLLDQNEIATWDLSTGQAGPTLQSPNSTITSLGFSPHGNWLITGSESGQIRIWETQSGQLLHEQPTSSPIIALNVRTQGPEIITAHADNVIRIWSWPAPGVAMNAEVKPLRELTGHSQPPTLLYLTNEQHDLLSAGPDQTLRRWNLDQGTSLWTHAFDAPITAVSDRRDGGRIVVAGENGHIRLLDTHGATLADVKESAPRQREAVRATTDVELATRQRERATTRLQAATADLKERQRLLQISEDQKSAAQRKQADLELELEKVTQEKALAEAAAAARPEDAELKAALAALETALKAKSDQLTAARDAFQSAGRATALCELAARSGQEQLDRRKAAAENAERNSIEAEHRLQTFQQQREDDAGVVRSLTVLTGDGLFLAASADQPIRAWSLTNGAAVDFPAFPDTTPVGIFSTARGALLTIDAHGSAALWDLNPRWELQTTLGPPVDDPENLDESRFVDRVNALAFSPDGASLATGGGDPSRTGELLIWNLVGQGPPVEFIDAHSDTVLDLQFSRDGRKIVSGGADKFCRLFDIDSRKQVKSFEGHTDHVMGVALSSDGETLASGAADRLIKVWDVESGELRRTIENYSKQITSLDFIGSGDRLVSSSGDCHVKIHQAATGQNERSFIGARDYVYASIASPDGQLIVAGGEDGVVRVWNAQTGDQLMTFEPPAPRAMHAAGKR from the coding sequence ATGACGTTTTTCCCCCACAAGAAGAAGCACAACCGGATGAGCCATTCAGCTCGCGTGATCTGGAAGCACTGTCGCGCCCTGTTTTTGGTGCTGACAGGTCTCTGGCTGCTGTCGGCGTCGGCACAGGCACTCGAACCGGCCACGACCGTCGAGTTTCAGCGAGATATTGCTCCCATCTTGCAGGCGAAGTGCCAGGCCTGTCATGGCGGGCCCGTGCATGAGAATGATCTGTGGCTCGACAGCCATGCGAAGCTGCTGCAAGGAGGCGCGAGCGGACCGGCCATCGTCCCCGGCAAGGCGGATGAGAGCCTGCTGTTCCGCGTTGCCGCCCGGCAGGAAGAACCGGTGATGCCCCCACTGCCGAATACGGTTCAAGCGGCGGCATTGACCGCTCATGAACTCGCCCTGCTGCGGCGCTGGATTGACGACGGTGCCCACCCTGGCTCGGCCATGCCGTCACCGTCATTGCACTGGCGGGAGATTCCCGAGACTCAAAATCAGATCTACAGCGTGGCGATGTCGCCCGACCAGCGTTATCTGGCGGCTGGTCGCGCGAATCGAGTGATTCTCTACGATCTGCTGTCGAAGCGCGAAGTCGGTCGTCTGGTTGATCCGCTCCTTAGTCCCCACACCGATGCGGCCGATCGCGATTTCATTCAGGCTCTCGCGTTCAGCCCCGACGGCCGCCGCATTGCCACAGGCAGCTACCGCAGCGTGAAGTTGTGGGAACGCCAACCGCCGCGGCAACTCGCCCATCGGCAACTCCCCGCGCCGGTGCGTTCATTCCGGGTCGATCCGACGGGTCAGCGTGCCGCTTTCCTGCTCGACCAGAACGAGATCGCAACGTGGGATCTCAGCACCGGTCAGGCAGGCCCCACGCTGCAATCGCCGAACAGTACGATCACGTCGCTGGGCTTCTCCCCGCACGGAAACTGGCTGATCACCGGATCGGAATCAGGTCAGATCCGGATCTGGGAAACGCAGTCGGGACAACTGCTGCACGAGCAACCGACCTCATCGCCGATCATCGCATTGAATGTCCGAACCCAGGGACCAGAAATCATCACTGCCCATGCGGACAATGTCATTCGCATCTGGTCCTGGCCCGCGCCCGGCGTGGCGATGAATGCAGAAGTGAAACCACTGCGGGAACTGACCGGTCACTCGCAGCCGCCGACATTACTCTACCTCACGAACGAGCAGCATGACTTGCTGTCCGCAGGCCCCGACCAGACGCTGCGGCGCTGGAACCTCGATCAGGGGACCAGCCTTTGGACGCACGCCTTCGATGCACCGATCACTGCGGTCAGCGATCGTCGCGACGGCGGCCGGATCGTTGTCGCCGGTGAGAATGGTCACATCCGCCTGCTCGATACCCATGGCGCCACGCTGGCCGATGTGAAAGAGTCTGCCCCGCGACAACGTGAAGCCGTCCGCGCCACCACCGATGTCGAGCTCGCCACCCGTCAACGCGAACGTGCCACCACTCGACTGCAGGCCGCAACGGCCGATCTCAAGGAACGTCAGCGGTTGTTACAGATCTCCGAAGACCAGAAGTCAGCCGCCCAGCGCAAACAGGCTGACCTCGAACTGGAGTTGGAGAAAGTTACTCAAGAAAAGGCATTAGCCGAAGCAGCGGCTGCAGCCCGTCCTGAAGATGCTGAACTCAAGGCGGCGCTCGCCGCGCTGGAAACGGCTCTCAAAGCGAAATCCGATCAGCTTACCGCGGCCCGAGACGCCTTTCAGTCCGCTGGTCGGGCGACCGCGCTCTGTGAACTCGCGGCCCGCTCCGGGCAGGAACAACTCGACCGCCGCAAAGCTGCCGCCGAAAATGCCGAACGCAATTCGATCGAAGCCGAGCATCGCCTGCAGACCTTCCAGCAGCAGCGGGAGGATGACGCCGGCGTGGTCCGTTCGCTGACGGTGCTGACGGGGGACGGCCTGTTCCTCGCCGCCAGTGCCGATCAACCGATTCGAGCCTGGAGCCTGACCAATGGGGCTGCGGTCGATTTTCCGGCCTTTCCCGACACAACGCCTGTCGGCATTTTTTCAACGGCCCGGGGGGCGCTCTTGACCATCGATGCCCACGGGAGCGCCGCCTTGTGGGATCTCAATCCCCGCTGGGAGCTGCAGACTACGCTCGGCCCGCCAGTCGATGATCCGGAAAATCTCGACGAGTCCCGTTTCGTCGATCGCGTGAACGCACTGGCCTTCAGTCCCGATGGTGCCTCACTCGCCACGGGCGGCGGAGATCCCTCCCGCACCGGCGAACTGCTCATCTGGAACCTGGTCGGGCAAGGTCCGCCTGTCGAATTCATCGATGCCCATAGCGATACCGTTCTCGATCTGCAGTTTTCACGCGATGGCCGCAAGATCGTCAGCGGCGGGGCCGACAAGTTCTGTCGTCTGTTCGACATCGATTCGCGCAAGCAGGTGAAATCGTTCGAAGGCCATACCGACCATGTGATGGGAGTCGCGCTAAGTTCGGATGGAGAGACGCTCGCCAGCGGGGCTGCGGATCGCCTCATCAAGGTCTGGGACGTCGAGTCAGGCGAGCTCCGCCGCACGATCGAGAACTACTCGAAGCAGATCACATCGCTCGACTTCATTGGCAGCGGCGACCGGCTGGTCTCCTCCAGCGGGGATTGCCATGTGAAGATCCATCAGGCCGCCACCGGTCAGAACGAACGCTCTTTCATCGGCGCCCGCGATTACGTCTACGCGTCGATTGCTTCGCCGGATGGACAATTGATCGTCGCCGGCGGAGAAGACGGCGTTGTTCGGGTGTGGAACGCCCAAACCGGCGACCAGCTCATGACCTTCGAACCCCCCGCCCCCCGCGCCATGCACGCCGCTGGGAAGCGTTGA